From one Culex quinquefasciatus strain JHB chromosome 3, VPISU_Cqui_1.0_pri_paternal, whole genome shotgun sequence genomic stretch:
- the LOC6032204 gene encoding AP-1 complex subunit beta-1 isoform X6: MTMIPIAPIQLSNLRSRLRVFDSPGMTDSKYFTTTKKGEIFELKSELNNDKKEKKKEAVKKVIASMTVGKDVSALFPDVVNCMQTDNLELKKLVYLYLMNYAKSQPDMAIMAVNTFVKDCEDTNPLIRALAVRTMGCIRVDKITEYLCEPLRKCLKDEDPYVRKTAAVCVAKLYDISSSMVEDQGFLDQLKDLLSDSNPMVVANAVAALSEINEASASGQPLVEMNSATINKLLTALNECTEWGQVFILDSLANYTPKDEREAQSICERITPRLAHANAAVVLSAIKVLMKLLEILASDSDFCAMLTKKLAPPLVTLLSSEPEVQYVALRNINLIVQKRPDILKHEMKVFFVKYNDPIYVKLEKLDIMIRLANQSNIAQVLSELKEYATEVDVDFVRKAVRAIGRCAIKVEPSAERCVSTLLDLIQTKVNYVVQEAIVVIKDIFRKYPNKYESIISTLCENLDTLDEPEARASMVWIIGEYAERIDNADELLDSFLEGFQDENAQVQLQLLTAVVKLFLKRPTDTQELVQHVLSLATQDSDNPDLRDRGFIYWRLLSTDPAAAKEVVLADKPLISEETDLLEPTLLDELICHISSLASVYHKPPTAFVEGRGAGVRKSLPNRSASAAGEESSSAEATVIPNQESLIGDLLSMDIGAPAAPAAPATNTSSVDLLGGGLDILLGTNSAPETTNNTAAAPAPAAGGLLGDIFGIGSGAATNMIQIPKITWLPADKGKGLEIQGTFSRRNGQVFMDMTFTNKAMQAMTNFAIQLNKNSFGLVPGSPLQVAPLQPSQTTEASLQLGITGPVQRMDPLNNLQVAIKNNVDIFYFACLVHGNALFVEDGQLDKRVFLTTWKEIPAANEIQYNLHGIAGTADTVAAKMTANNIFTIAKRNVEGQDMLYQSLKLTNNIWVLLELKLSPGSPDATLSLKTRSVEVAAMIFAAYEQIIRSP; encoded by the exons ATGACCATGATTCCGATCGCACCCATCCA ATTGTCCAACCTCCGTTCCAGGCTGCGCGTGTTTGACTCACCAGGGATGACCGACTCCAAATACTTTACCACCACCAAAAAGGGTGAAATCTTCGAGCTCAAATCCGAGCTCAACAATGACAAGAAGGAGAAGAAAAAGGAAGCGGTCAAGAAG GTCATCGCCAGCATGACGGTTGGCAAGGACGTTTCCGCGCTCTTCCCGGACGTCGTCAACTGCATGCAGACGGACAACCTCGAGCTGAAGAAGCTGGTCTATCTGTACCTGATGAACTACGCCAAGTCGCAGCCCGATATGGCCATCATGGCCGTCAACACGTTCGTTAAG GACTGCGAGGACACGAACCCGCTGATCCGGGCGCTGGCCGTCCGCACGATGGGCTGCATCCGGGTGGACAAGATCACCGAGTATCTGTGCGAGCCGCTGCGCAAGTGCCTCAAGGACGAGGACCCGTACGTGCGCAAGACGGCGGCCGTGTGCGTGGCCAAGCTGTACGACATCTCGAGCTCGATG GTGGAGGATCAGGGTTTCTTAGATCAGCTGAAGGATTTGTTGTCGGACTCGAACCCGATGGTGGTGGCGAACGCGGTGGCGGCGTTGAGCGAAATCAACGAAGCGTCCGCGAGTGGCCAACCGCTGGTGGAGATGAACTCGGCGACGATCAACAAGCTGCTGACGGCGTTGAACGAGTGCACCGAGTGGGGGCAGGTCTTCATCCTGGACTCGTTGGCCAACTACACGCCCAAGGACGAGCGCGAGGCGCAGTCGATCTGCGAGCGAATCACGCCCCGGTTGGCCCACGCGAACGCCGCCGTTGTGTTGAGCGCGATCAAGGTGTTGATGAAGCTGCTGGAGATCTTGGCTTCGGATAGCGATTTCTGCGCGATGCTGACGAAGAAGTTGGCTCCGCCGCTGGTGACGCTGCTCAGCTCGGAGCCGGAGGTGCAGTACGTTGCGCTGCGCAACATCAACCTGATCGTGCAGAAGCGTCCGGACATTCTGAAGCACGAGATGAAGGTGTTCTTTGTCAAGTACAACGATCCGATCTACGTGAAGCTTGAGAAGCTGGACATTATGATCCGGCTGGCCAACCAGAGCAACATTGCCCAGGTGCTGAGCGAGCTGAAGGAGTACGCCACCGAAGTGGACGTGGACTTTGTCCGCAAGGCCGTCCGAGCGATTGGCCGTTGTGCCATCAAGGTTGAACCTTCGGCCGAACGGTGCGTGTCCACACTGCTGGATCTGATCCAGACCAAGGTGAACTACGTCGTGCAGGAGGCCATCGTCGTCATCAAGGACATTTTCCGTAAGTATCCCAACAAGTACGAGAGCATCATCAGTACTCTGTGCGAGAATCTGGACACGCTCGACGAGCCGGAAGCGCGTGCTTCGATGGTATGGATCATCGGCGAGTACGCCGAACGTATTGACAACGCGGACGAGCTGCTCGACAGCTTCCTGGAAGGATTCCAGGACGAAAACGCCCAGGTCCAACTCCAGCTCCTGACTGCGGTTGTGAAACTGTTCTTGAAGCGCCCGACCGACACCCAGGAACTGGTTCAGCATGTCCTCTCGTTGGCCACGCAAGACTCGGACAACCCGGATCTCCGCGACCGTGGCTTCATCTACTGGCGCCTCCTGTCAACCGACCCGGCCGCCGCCAAGGAAGTCGTGCTGGCCGACAAGCCACTCATCTCGGAGGAAACGGATCTGCTCGAACCAACCCTGCTCGACGAACTCATCTGTCACATCAGCTCGCTGGCCAGTGTTTACCACAAGCCACCGACCGCATTCGTCGAGGGTCGCGGCGCTGGAGTTCGCAAGAGTTTGCCGAACCGCTCGGCTTCCGCTGCCGGCGAAGAATCGTCATCCGCCGAAGCTACCGTCATTCCAAACCAGGAATCTCTCATCGGAGACCTACTCTCGATGGACATTGGAGCTCCGGCCGCTCCAGCTGCACCCGCCACCAACACCAGCAGCGTAGATCTGCTCGGAGGCGGCCTGGACATCCTACTCGGCACAAACTCCGCCCCGGAAACCACAAACAACACCGCCGCCGCTCCTGCTCCAGCAGCCGGCGGACTTCTCGGTGACATCTTTGGCATTGGTTCGGGCGCGGCCACCAACATGATCCAAATCCCGAAAATAACCTGGCTCCCAGCCGACAAGGGCAAGGGCCTCGAAATCCAAGGCACCTTCTCGCGCCGCAACGGCCAGGTCTTCATGGACATGACCTTCACCAACAAGGCCATGCAAGCGATGACCAACTTTGCCATTCAGCTGAACAAAAACAGCTTCGGCCTCGTCCCAGGATCCCCCCTCCAGGTCGCCCCCCTCCAACCCTCCCAAACCACCGAAGCATCCCTCCAGCTCGGCATCACCGGCCCCGTCCAGCGCATGGACCCGCTCAACAATCTCCAAGTCGCCATCAAAAACAACGTCGACATCTTCTACTTTGCATGCCTCGTGCACGGCAACGCCCTCTTCGTCGAGGACGGCCAGCTGGACAAGCGCGTGTTCCTCACCACCTGGAAGGAAATCCCGGCCGCGAACGAGATCCAGTACAACCTGCACGGAATCGCCGGCACCGCCGACACCGTCGCCGCAAAAATGACCGCCAACAACATTTTCACCATCGCCAAGCGGAACGTCGAGGGCCAGGACATGCTGTACCAGTCGCTCAAGCTGACCAACAACATCTGGGTGCTGCTCGAGCTGAAGCTGTCGCCGGGCAGTCCGGACGCGACGCTCAGTCTGAAGACGCGCTCGGTCGAGGTCGCGGCCATGATTTTCGCCGCCTACGAACAAATCATCCGATCGCCGTAA
- the LOC6032204 gene encoding AP-1 complex subunit beta-1 isoform X2, translating to MTMIPIAPIQLSNLRSRLRVFDSPGMTDSKYFTTTKKGEIFELKSELNNDKKEKKKEAVKKVIASMTVGKDVSALFPDVVNCMQTDNLELKKLVYLYLMNYAKSQPDMAIMAVNTFVKDLPHSQLVKDCEDTNPLIRALAVRTMGCIRVDKITEYLCEPLRKCLKDEDPYVRKTAAVCVAKLYDISSSMVEDQGFLDQLKDLLSDSNPMVVANAVAALSEINEASASGQPLVEMNSATINKLLTALNECTEWGQVFILDSLANYTPKDEREAQSICERITPRLAHANAAVVLSAIKVLMKLLEILASDSDFCAMLTKKLAPPLVTLLSSEPEVQYVALRNINLIVQKRPDILKHEMKVFFVKYNDPIYVKLEKLDIMIRLANQSNIAQVLSELKEYATEVDVDFVRKAVRAIGRCAIKVEPSAERCVSTLLDLIQTKVNYVVQEAIVVIKDIFRKYPNKYESIISTLCENLDTLDEPEARASMVWIIGEYAERIDNADELLDSFLEGFQDENAQVQLQLLTAVVKLFLKRPTDTQELVQHVLSLATQDSDNPDLRDRGFIYWRLLSTDPAAAKEVVLADKPLISEETDLLEPTLLDELICHISSLASVYHKPPTAFVEGRGAGVRKSLPNRSASAAGEESSSAEATVIPNQESLIGDLLSMDIGAPAAPAAPATNTSSVDLLGGGLDILLGTNSAPETTNNTAAAPAPAAGGLLGDIFGIGSGAATNMIQIPKITWLPADKGKGLEIQGTFSRRNGQVFMDMTFTNKAMQAMTNFAIQLNKNSFGLVPGSPLQVAPLQPSQTTEASLQLGITGPVQRMDPLNNLQVAIKNNVDIFYFACLVHGNALFVEDGQLDKRVFLTTWKEIPAANEIQYNLHGIAGTADTVAAKMTANNIFTIAKRNVEGQDMLYQSLKLTNNIWVLLELKLSPGSPDATLSLKTRSVEVAAMIFAAYEQIIRSP from the exons ATGACCATGATTCCGATCGCACCCATCCA ATTGTCCAACCTCCGTTCCAGGCTGCGCGTGTTTGACTCACCAGGGATGACCGACTCCAAATACTTTACCACCACCAAAAAGGGTGAAATCTTCGAGCTCAAATCCGAGCTCAACAATGACAAGAAGGAGAAGAAAAAGGAAGCGGTCAAGAAG GTCATCGCCAGCATGACGGTTGGCAAGGACGTTTCCGCGCTCTTCCCGGACGTCGTCAACTGCATGCAGACGGACAACCTCGAGCTGAAGAAGCTGGTCTATCTGTACCTGATGAACTACGCCAAGTCGCAGCCCGATATGGCCATCATGGCCGTCAACACGTTCGTTAAG GATTTGCCACATTCTCAACTCGTTAAG GACTGCGAGGACACGAACCCGCTGATCCGGGCGCTGGCCGTCCGCACGATGGGCTGCATCCGGGTGGACAAGATCACCGAGTATCTGTGCGAGCCGCTGCGCAAGTGCCTCAAGGACGAGGACCCGTACGTGCGCAAGACGGCGGCCGTGTGCGTGGCCAAGCTGTACGACATCTCGAGCTCGATG GTGGAGGATCAGGGTTTCTTAGATCAGCTGAAGGATTTGTTGTCGGACTCGAACCCGATGGTGGTGGCGAACGCGGTGGCGGCGTTGAGCGAAATCAACGAAGCGTCCGCGAGTGGCCAACCGCTGGTGGAGATGAACTCGGCGACGATCAACAAGCTGCTGACGGCGTTGAACGAGTGCACCGAGTGGGGGCAGGTCTTCATCCTGGACTCGTTGGCCAACTACACGCCCAAGGACGAGCGCGAGGCGCAGTCGATCTGCGAGCGAATCACGCCCCGGTTGGCCCACGCGAACGCCGCCGTTGTGTTGAGCGCGATCAAGGTGTTGATGAAGCTGCTGGAGATCTTGGCTTCGGATAGCGATTTCTGCGCGATGCTGACGAAGAAGTTGGCTCCGCCGCTGGTGACGCTGCTCAGCTCGGAGCCGGAGGTGCAGTACGTTGCGCTGCGCAACATCAACCTGATCGTGCAGAAGCGTCCGGACATTCTGAAGCACGAGATGAAGGTGTTCTTTGTCAAGTACAACGATCCGATCTACGTGAAGCTTGAGAAGCTGGACATTATGATCCGGCTGGCCAACCAGAGCAACATTGCCCAGGTGCTGAGCGAGCTGAAGGAGTACGCCACCGAAGTGGACGTGGACTTTGTCCGCAAGGCCGTCCGAGCGATTGGCCGTTGTGCCATCAAGGTTGAACCTTCGGCCGAACGGTGCGTGTCCACACTGCTGGATCTGATCCAGACCAAGGTGAACTACGTCGTGCAGGAGGCCATCGTCGTCATCAAGGACATTTTCCGTAAGTATCCCAACAAGTACGAGAGCATCATCAGTACTCTGTGCGAGAATCTGGACACGCTCGACGAGCCGGAAGCGCGTGCTTCGATGGTATGGATCATCGGCGAGTACGCCGAACGTATTGACAACGCGGACGAGCTGCTCGACAGCTTCCTGGAAGGATTCCAGGACGAAAACGCCCAGGTCCAACTCCAGCTCCTGACTGCGGTTGTGAAACTGTTCTTGAAGCGCCCGACCGACACCCAGGAACTGGTTCAGCATGTCCTCTCGTTGGCCACGCAAGACTCGGACAACCCGGATCTCCGCGACCGTGGCTTCATCTACTGGCGCCTCCTGTCAACCGACCCGGCCGCCGCCAAGGAAGTCGTGCTGGCCGACAAGCCACTCATCTCGGAGGAAACGGATCTGCTCGAACCAACCCTGCTCGACGAACTCATCTGTCACATCAGCTCGCTGGCCAGTGTTTACCACAAGCCACCGACCGCATTCGTCGAGGGTCGCGGCGCTGGAGTTCGCAAGAGTTTGCCGAACCGCTCGGCTTCCGCTGCCGGCGAAGAATCGTCATCCGCCGAAGCTACCGTCATTCCAAACCAGGAATCTCTCATCGGAGACCTACTCTCGATGGACATTGGAGCTCCGGCCGCTCCAGCTGCACCCGCCACCAACACCAGCAGCGTAGATCTGCTCGGAGGCGGCCTGGACATCCTACTCGGCACAAACTCCGCCCCGGAAACCACAAACAACACCGCCGCCGCTCCTGCTCCAGCAGCCGGCGGACTTCTCGGTGACATCTTTGGCATTGGTTCGGGCGCGGCCACCAACATGATCCAAATCCCGAAAATAACCTGGCTCCCAGCCGACAAGGGCAAGGGCCTCGAAATCCAAGGCACCTTCTCGCGCCGCAACGGCCAGGTCTTCATGGACATGACCTTCACCAACAAGGCCATGCAAGCGATGACCAACTTTGCCATTCAGCTGAACAAAAACAGCTTCGGCCTCGTCCCAGGATCCCCCCTCCAGGTCGCCCCCCTCCAACCCTCCCAAACCACCGAAGCATCCCTCCAGCTCGGCATCACCGGCCCCGTCCAGCGCATGGACCCGCTCAACAATCTCCAAGTCGCCATCAAAAACAACGTCGACATCTTCTACTTTGCATGCCTCGTGCACGGCAACGCCCTCTTCGTCGAGGACGGCCAGCTGGACAAGCGCGTGTTCCTCACCACCTGGAAGGAAATCCCGGCCGCGAACGAGATCCAGTACAACCTGCACGGAATCGCCGGCACCGCCGACACCGTCGCCGCAAAAATGACCGCCAACAACATTTTCACCATCGCCAAGCGGAACGTCGAGGGCCAGGACATGCTGTACCAGTCGCTCAAGCTGACCAACAACATCTGGGTGCTGCTCGAGCTGAAGCTGTCGCCGGGCAGTCCGGACGCGACGCTCAGTCTGAAGACGCGCTCGGTCGAGGTCGCGGCCATGATTTTCGCCGCCTACGAACAAATCATCCGATCGCCGTAA
- the LOC6032204 gene encoding AP-1 complex subunit beta-1 isoform X5, producing MTMIPIAPIQLRVFDSPGMTDSKYFTTTKKGEIFELKSELNNDKKEKKKEAVKKVIASMTVGKDVSALFPDVVNCMQTDNLELKKLVYLYLMNYAKSQPDMAIMAVNTFVKDLPHSQLVKDCEDTNPLIRALAVRTMGCIRVDKITEYLCEPLRKCLKDEDPYVRKTAAVCVAKLYDISSSMVEDQGFLDQLKDLLSDSNPMVVANAVAALSEINEASASGQPLVEMNSATINKLLTALNECTEWGQVFILDSLANYTPKDEREAQSICERITPRLAHANAAVVLSAIKVLMKLLEILASDSDFCAMLTKKLAPPLVTLLSSEPEVQYVALRNINLIVQKRPDILKHEMKVFFVKYNDPIYVKLEKLDIMIRLANQSNIAQVLSELKEYATEVDVDFVRKAVRAIGRCAIKVEPSAERCVSTLLDLIQTKVNYVVQEAIVVIKDIFRKYPNKYESIISTLCENLDTLDEPEARASMVWIIGEYAERIDNADELLDSFLEGFQDENAQVQLQLLTAVVKLFLKRPTDTQELVQHVLSLATQDSDNPDLRDRGFIYWRLLSTDPAAAKEVVLADKPLISEETDLLEPTLLDELICHISSLASVYHKPPTAFVEGRGAGVRKSLPNRSASAAGEESSSAEATVIPNQESLIGDLLSMDIGAPAAPAAPATNTSSVDLLGGGLDILLGTNSAPETTNNTAAAPAPAAGGLLGDIFGIGSGAATNMIQIPKITWLPADKGKGLEIQGTFSRRNGQVFMDMTFTNKAMQAMTNFAIQLNKNSFGLVPGSPLQVAPLQPSQTTEASLQLGITGPVQRMDPLNNLQVAIKNNVDIFYFACLVHGNALFVEDGQLDKRVFLTTWKEIPAANEIQYNLHGIAGTADTVAAKMTANNIFTIAKRNVEGQDMLYQSLKLTNNIWVLLELKLSPGSPDATLSLKTRSVEVAAMIFAAYEQIIRSP from the exons ATGACCATGATTCCGATCGCACCCATCCA GCTGCGCGTGTTTGACTCACCAGGGATGACCGACTCCAAATACTTTACCACCACCAAAAAGGGTGAAATCTTCGAGCTCAAATCCGAGCTCAACAATGACAAGAAGGAGAAGAAAAAGGAAGCGGTCAAGAAG GTCATCGCCAGCATGACGGTTGGCAAGGACGTTTCCGCGCTCTTCCCGGACGTCGTCAACTGCATGCAGACGGACAACCTCGAGCTGAAGAAGCTGGTCTATCTGTACCTGATGAACTACGCCAAGTCGCAGCCCGATATGGCCATCATGGCCGTCAACACGTTCGTTAAG GATTTGCCACATTCTCAACTCGTTAAG GACTGCGAGGACACGAACCCGCTGATCCGGGCGCTGGCCGTCCGCACGATGGGCTGCATCCGGGTGGACAAGATCACCGAGTATCTGTGCGAGCCGCTGCGCAAGTGCCTCAAGGACGAGGACCCGTACGTGCGCAAGACGGCGGCCGTGTGCGTGGCCAAGCTGTACGACATCTCGAGCTCGATG GTGGAGGATCAGGGTTTCTTAGATCAGCTGAAGGATTTGTTGTCGGACTCGAACCCGATGGTGGTGGCGAACGCGGTGGCGGCGTTGAGCGAAATCAACGAAGCGTCCGCGAGTGGCCAACCGCTGGTGGAGATGAACTCGGCGACGATCAACAAGCTGCTGACGGCGTTGAACGAGTGCACCGAGTGGGGGCAGGTCTTCATCCTGGACTCGTTGGCCAACTACACGCCCAAGGACGAGCGCGAGGCGCAGTCGATCTGCGAGCGAATCACGCCCCGGTTGGCCCACGCGAACGCCGCCGTTGTGTTGAGCGCGATCAAGGTGTTGATGAAGCTGCTGGAGATCTTGGCTTCGGATAGCGATTTCTGCGCGATGCTGACGAAGAAGTTGGCTCCGCCGCTGGTGACGCTGCTCAGCTCGGAGCCGGAGGTGCAGTACGTTGCGCTGCGCAACATCAACCTGATCGTGCAGAAGCGTCCGGACATTCTGAAGCACGAGATGAAGGTGTTCTTTGTCAAGTACAACGATCCGATCTACGTGAAGCTTGAGAAGCTGGACATTATGATCCGGCTGGCCAACCAGAGCAACATTGCCCAGGTGCTGAGCGAGCTGAAGGAGTACGCCACCGAAGTGGACGTGGACTTTGTCCGCAAGGCCGTCCGAGCGATTGGCCGTTGTGCCATCAAGGTTGAACCTTCGGCCGAACGGTGCGTGTCCACACTGCTGGATCTGATCCAGACCAAGGTGAACTACGTCGTGCAGGAGGCCATCGTCGTCATCAAGGACATTTTCCGTAAGTATCCCAACAAGTACGAGAGCATCATCAGTACTCTGTGCGAGAATCTGGACACGCTCGACGAGCCGGAAGCGCGTGCTTCGATGGTATGGATCATCGGCGAGTACGCCGAACGTATTGACAACGCGGACGAGCTGCTCGACAGCTTCCTGGAAGGATTCCAGGACGAAAACGCCCAGGTCCAACTCCAGCTCCTGACTGCGGTTGTGAAACTGTTCTTGAAGCGCCCGACCGACACCCAGGAACTGGTTCAGCATGTCCTCTCGTTGGCCACGCAAGACTCGGACAACCCGGATCTCCGCGACCGTGGCTTCATCTACTGGCGCCTCCTGTCAACCGACCCGGCCGCCGCCAAGGAAGTCGTGCTGGCCGACAAGCCACTCATCTCGGAGGAAACGGATCTGCTCGAACCAACCCTGCTCGACGAACTCATCTGTCACATCAGCTCGCTGGCCAGTGTTTACCACAAGCCACCGACCGCATTCGTCGAGGGTCGCGGCGCTGGAGTTCGCAAGAGTTTGCCGAACCGCTCGGCTTCCGCTGCCGGCGAAGAATCGTCATCCGCCGAAGCTACCGTCATTCCAAACCAGGAATCTCTCATCGGAGACCTACTCTCGATGGACATTGGAGCTCCGGCCGCTCCAGCTGCACCCGCCACCAACACCAGCAGCGTAGATCTGCTCGGAGGCGGCCTGGACATCCTACTCGGCACAAACTCCGCCCCGGAAACCACAAACAACACCGCCGCCGCTCCTGCTCCAGCAGCCGGCGGACTTCTCGGTGACATCTTTGGCATTGGTTCGGGCGCGGCCACCAACATGATCCAAATCCCGAAAATAACCTGGCTCCCAGCCGACAAGGGCAAGGGCCTCGAAATCCAAGGCACCTTCTCGCGCCGCAACGGCCAGGTCTTCATGGACATGACCTTCACCAACAAGGCCATGCAAGCGATGACCAACTTTGCCATTCAGCTGAACAAAAACAGCTTCGGCCTCGTCCCAGGATCCCCCCTCCAGGTCGCCCCCCTCCAACCCTCCCAAACCACCGAAGCATCCCTCCAGCTCGGCATCACCGGCCCCGTCCAGCGCATGGACCCGCTCAACAATCTCCAAGTCGCCATCAAAAACAACGTCGACATCTTCTACTTTGCATGCCTCGTGCACGGCAACGCCCTCTTCGTCGAGGACGGCCAGCTGGACAAGCGCGTGTTCCTCACCACCTGGAAGGAAATCCCGGCCGCGAACGAGATCCAGTACAACCTGCACGGAATCGCCGGCACCGCCGACACCGTCGCCGCAAAAATGACCGCCAACAACATTTTCACCATCGCCAAGCGGAACGTCGAGGGCCAGGACATGCTGTACCAGTCGCTCAAGCTGACCAACAACATCTGGGTGCTGCTCGAGCTGAAGCTGTCGCCGGGCAGTCCGGACGCGACGCTCAGTCTGAAGACGCGCTCGGTCGAGGTCGCGGCCATGATTTTCGCCGCCTACGAACAAATCATCCGATCGCCGTAA